One segment of Rutidosis leptorrhynchoides isolate AG116_Rl617_1_P2 unplaced genomic scaffold, CSIRO_AGI_Rlap_v1 contig438, whole genome shotgun sequence DNA contains the following:
- the LOC139883703 gene encoding pentatricopeptide repeat-containing protein At2g29760, chloroplastic-like — MALSASCISILPNDIRNWNKLVKNNMLNRNPKKALLTYIEMQEHGFQGDNFTFPILLKAVASLGTSCSYHIGLAIHGQTLKAGFSDHPFVQTALLNLYISFHCFDDACKVFRVMPVKDVVAWNSMLDAYASKGKLDDAFELFSSMPVKDLTSFNIMISGFAKAGQISSAKRVFDQMPERDVVSWNSMLLAYIEAGDMECACELFSLMEFKNVITWNTMITGFVREKLYAEAVHFLNEMKAENYKPDYVTIVGVLSACAHLGSLENGVKLHLYAMDNRLTSIPHITTALIDMYSKCGCIQNSLAVFYKSQIKDVYCWNSMISSLALHGFGNAALKLFEEMNTVTNPDSITFIGMLSACSHSGLVKEGCKLFSRMEWEFGVAPTLEHYACIVDLLCRAKLFTQAIQFIEDMPFEPGEAIWGSLLSACVVHRDLEIGERVIKMISENASYLSDGEVLMFSNLYASCGLMEEANRWRNMLNDSGIVKNAGYSSIQVNGRFHKFLAGDKSGMNKEIPI; from the coding sequence ATGGCTCTCTCTGCTTCTTGTATCTCTATACTCCCAAATGACATTCGAAACTGGAACAAACTTGTCAAGAATAATATGCTTAATAGGAATCCTAAAAAAGCTCTTTTAACATACATTGAAATGCAAGAACATGGCTTTCAAGGAGACAACTTTACATTTCCCATTTTGCTAAAAGCTGTAGCCAGCCTTGGTACTTCTTGTTCTTATCACATTGGGTTGGCCATCCATGGCCAGACATTGAAAGCTGGTTTTAGCGATCATCCTTTCGTGCAAACTGCTCTTTTGAACTTGTACATTTCCTTTCATTGCTTTGATGATGCCTGTAAAGTATTTCGGGTTATGCCCGTAAAAGATGTGGTTGCCTGGAACTCAATGTTGGATGCATATGCTTCGAAGGGGAAATTGGATGATGCTTTCGAGTTATTTAGTTCGATGCCGGTCAAGGACTTGACGTCTTTCAATATAATGATCTCTGGATTTGCAAAGGCGGGGCAGATTTCCTCTGCTAAGAGAGTGTTCGATCAAATGCCTGAAAGAGATGTTGTGTCATGGAACTCGATGCTTTTGGCTTATATAGAAGCTGGAGATATGGAATGTGCATGTGAATTATTCAGTTTAATGGAATTTAAGAATGTTATCACATGGAACACAATGATAACTGGATTCGTGCGAGAAAAACTTTATGCTGAGGCGGTTCATTTCCTCAACGAAATGAAAGCTGAAAACTATAAACCCGATTATGTCACGATCGTTGGGGTGTTATCTGCTTGTGCTCATCTGGGGTCTTTGGAAAACGGTGTGAAACTTCACTTATACGCTATGGATAACAGACTTACTTCGATTCCCCATATTACAACTGCTCTAATAGACATGTATTCAAAATGTGGATGCATACAGAATTCATTAGCCGTGTTCTACAAGTCACAGATTAAAGACGTCTATTGCTGGAATTCCATGATCTCCAGCCTCGCGCTCCATGGATTTGGAAATGCGGCTCTCAAACTCTTTGAAGAAATGAATACCGTTACCAATCCTGACAGCATAACTTTCATTGGCATGCTCAGTGCTTGCAGTCATTCAGGCTTGGTAAAGGAAGGCTGCAAGCTATTCAGCCGAATGGAATGGGAATTCGGAGTGGCCCCCACGTTAGAGCATTACGCTTGCATAGTGGATCTTCTTTGCAGAGCCAAGCTTTTCACTCAAGCAATCCAATTTATCGAAGATATGCCGTTTGAGCCGGGGGAAGCCATCTGGGGTTCTCTGCTCAGTGCTTGTGTGGTCCATCGAGACCTGGAAATAGGAGAGAGAGTTATAAAGATGATATCGGAAAATGCCTCATACTTGAGCGATGGAGAGGTGTTGATGTTTTCAAACTTGTATGCATCTTGTGGTTTAATGGAAGAAGCTAACAGATGGAGGAACATGTTGAATGATTCTGGTATTGTCAAAAATGCTGGTTACAGTTCCATCCAAGTTAATGGAAGATTTCATAAGTTCTTGGCTGGTGATAAATCTGGCATGAATAAGGAAATCCCCATTTAG